A single window of Pseudophryne corroboree isolate aPseCor3 chromosome 5, aPseCor3.hap2, whole genome shotgun sequence DNA harbors:
- the LOC134927314 gene encoding putative nuclease HARBI1 gives MYAPACVMSIFIAAEALPPQPTPALPPQPPAPQPQPAPHQPRQRRRARPPIFRTRVLLFGMPDDVVVRRYRLPPHLILDTLSIIESDLESEIRYPTAIPPLTQFLAVLHFLATASYQHVVGDLVGMSQGQFSKVLRRVCQAFLKRVKQFIDMPLDVGALDVVKRQFEEGGSRFPHVIGVVDGTHVAIQPPRHNEEIYRNRKLFHSLNVMVVCGPSLQILSLNAKFTGSSHDAYVIRQSGIWQRLRSSQRADMWLLGDRGYPCTPWLMTPYRNPRPGPQMAFNSALTATRQLVERTIGVLKGRFRVLHRTGGDIMYSPEMASKIVVLCAILHNIAVRSSVELPQAEELPDEEPGVVRHFGGGSVTRRGSQVRARIVAEYFS, from the exons atgtacgctcctgca tgtgttatgtcaatatttattgctgcagaagccctacctccccaacccacgccagcactcccaccccaaccgccagccccacaaccacagccggctcctcatcaaccaaggcaacggaggcgtgctaggccaccaattttccgaacccgtgtcctactttttggtatgccagatgatgtggtggtgcgtagatacaggctgccaccacatctaatcctagacactctctccataatagagagtgatctggagtctgaaattcggtatcctacagcaataccaccattgacacaattccttgcagtgttacattttttggctacagcctcatatcagcatgttgtgggagacctggttggcatgtcgcagggccagttcagtaaggtcctgcggcgtgtctgccaggctttcctaaagcgggtgaagcaattcattgatatgcctttggatgttggtgccctagatgtggtgaagcggcaatttgaggaaggtggtagtcgcttcccacatgttattggggttgtggatggcacacatgttgctattcagccaccaagacataatgaagaaatttatagaaacaggaaactgtttcattctctgaatgtaatggttgtttgtgggccatccctccagatcctttccctgaatgcaaaatttactggaagttcacatgatgcatatgtcattagacaatcagggatatggcagagattaagatcaagtcaacgagcagacatgtggttattgg gagaccgtggatatccttgcaccccctggctcatgactccttaccgtaatcccaggccaggaccacagatggcatttaactccgcgcttactgccactaggcagctggtggagcgcacaattggtgtccttaaagggcggtttcgtgtgctccaccgcactggtggcgacatcatgtattcgccggagatggcaagtaaaatagtggtcctgtgcgcaatactacataatatcgcggtaaggagtagtgtagagcttcctcaggcagaggaattgcctgatgaggagccaggggttgttcgacatttcggtggggggagtgttacacggagggggagccaagtgagggcaaggattgttgccgaatatttcag ctga